The region AGACAAAGAGATTTTTCAGTTGAAAGGATCTTTTATATACCACCTGGTAGTGGGGAGTTGTATTACCTAAGGTGTTTATTGAACATAGTCAAAGGTACTACAAGTTATAATGAAATAAGGACATACAATGGAGTTGCTCAACACAATTGTAGGAGATTATTGAATCAATCatgtataaatatttgaaattgaaatagatatttatttcatatttatggaaaaaatgttttttttctaACTAATGAAAGGTTTGTTTATTTGTGGTTTCAGAATTGTTTTTAAATGACGAAGAAAAAAAGGAGTTTGCTCTATTAGAGTTGTCAAACCTTTTAACAAAAGTTTGAGGGACTTTCCAAACATGCCTGTCATTAATGCAGCAAGTGTTGTTGCTGTGAAAAATCGATTGTTGTGGGAATAGTTAGCATATGATTGGGTTGCTTTGTGCGAAGAGAGTGACCGACTAAAAGAACAACTAACTGAAGAACAAAGAGGAATAAATGATGCAGTGATCTCAGatatttattcaaacaaacgggggtttgttttttgtttaaggTTATGGTGGGACAAGAAAAACATTTCTTTGGAGGGCACTATCAGCTTTTATTAGAGCAAAAGGTTATATTGTCATCAATGTTGCATCAAGTGGAATAACATCTCTACTACTTCCTGGTGGAAGAACTGCACACTCAAGATTTTCAATCCCCATATCTGTTAATGAAGATTCTACATGATATATTAGTCAAGGTAGCCAATTGGCAGAACTAATTGTGTAAGCAAAATTAATCATTTGGGACGAAGCACCCATGGtgcacaaacattgttttgaggCTTTAGATAAAACAATGAGAGATCTATTAAGGTTTGTCAATGAGGACAGTGATAGTAAGACTTTTGGGGGAAAACTATTGTTTTAGGTGGGGACTTAGGCAAATTTTACCAGTTGTGCCAAAAGGTTCAAGACATGACATTGTATCTGCAGCTATCAATTCTTCATATATTTGGAGTCACTGTAGAGTAATGCGCCTAACTAAGAATTTGAGATTAAATACAATGGAACCTGGTGTGCATCAAGAGCAATTGGAAGAGTTTGCTAATTGGCTAACTTCAATAGGTGATGGTACTATTGGAGTAGATAATGATGGTTACGCTGAGTTTGATATCCCATCAAAATTGTTGTTGCAATCGGATGATGATCCTATTTCCACTATTGTTCGGAGTATGTTCCCCAACTTTACTGATGCCAACATGGGTGGAAGTTGTTTTAAGAGTAGTGCAATTCTAGCACTAACATTAGAGGTGGTTAATGAAGTGAACCAATATATGTCAAACTTAACTCAAGGGGAAGGAAAGACATATCTTAGTTCAGACACAACCTGTAAAGCAGATGGTTCTAGTTCTGTGCTAGCTGATGTGCATACACCTAAATTCCTTAATACCATAAGAGTTTCCGGCCTTTCAAATCATTCTGT is a window of Ipomoea triloba cultivar NCNSP0323 chromosome 11, ASM357664v1 DNA encoding:
- the LOC115996162 gene encoding uncharacterized protein LOC115996162, giving the protein MEPGVHQEQLEEFANWLTSIGDGTIGVDNDGYAEFDIPSKLLLQSDDDPISTIVRSMFPNFTDANMGGSCFKSSAILALTLEVVNEVNQYMSNLTQGEGKTYLSSDTTCKADGSSSVLADVHTPKFLNTIRVSGLSNHSVTLKVGSPVMLMRNIDHTLGLCNGIRLVVTKLANHVVEGSILASPNAGTKVLIARMTITPSDPRLPFKFNIKQFPLMLSYAMTINKS